In Nymphaea colorata isolate Beijing-Zhang1983 chromosome 3, ASM883128v2, whole genome shotgun sequence, a genomic segment contains:
- the LOC116250652 gene encoding putative disease resistance protein At5g47280: MVLCEVREGESSPVFQVSNIFPEMTEIEMEYCSEEKSSHFFDIANIFPDITEVEIDYCNGLERLPTAVCDIPNLKKLSITNCHDLIELPEARMGKLEVLRLRACTAMGSLPKSISELKKLKFLNLSECSNLSSLPETMGGLQGLETIDVRGCSARLPVTVKHLKGLIHVICDEETQKMWKPFLVHFKRLVLLDVHKADVSLDFLQ, from the coding sequence ATGGTGCTCTGTGAAGTCAGGGAGGGGGAAAGCTCCCCCGTTTTCCAGGTTTCCAACATATTTCCAGAGATGACAGAGATCGAAATGGAGTACTGCAGCGAGGAGAAAAGCTCCCATTTTTTCGACATTgcaaacatatttccagatatCACAGAAGTCGAAATAGACTACTGCAACGGATTAGAAAGATTGCCAACTGCAGTTTGCGACATTCCCAATCTGAAGAAGCTGAGCATCACCAATTGCCATGATCTAATCGAGTTGCCGGAGGCTAGGATGGGAAAATTAGAGGTGCTGAGATTGCGAGCATGTACAGCAATGGGGAGCCTGCCAAAATCCATTTCTGAACTAAAGAAACTGAAGTTTCTGAATTTATCCGAATGTTCAAACCTTTCGAGCCTTCCTGAAACCATGGGGGGGCTGCAAGGTTTGGAAACAATCGACGTGAGGGGATGCTCGGCAAGGCTGCCCGTAACGGTGAAGCACCTCAAGGGCCTTATACATGTCATTTGTGACGAGGAGACCCAGAAGATGTGGAAGCCTTTTCTGGTTCACTTTAAACGGCTGGTGCTGTTAGATGTGCATAAAGCCGATGTGAGCTTGGATTTTCTTCAATAA